One genomic region from Thermoleptolyngbya sichuanensis A183 encodes:
- a CDS encoding DUF6439 family protein, producing MISPATRDLAQFSDLDLAQALLQRMAIAPNDWHRLKANRKARALEQASTALVYLLKDQPEEALARLQQAAGWLDRSISAPPCPTHGR from the coding sequence ATGATCTCTCCTGCAACTCGCGACCTAGCTCAGTTTAGCGATCTGGATCTGGCGCAGGCGCTTTTGCAGCGAATGGCGATCGCCCCCAATGACTGGCATCGCCTCAAGGCAAACCGCAAGGCCCGCGCCCTAGAGCAGGCTTCTACCGCGCTGGTATATCTACTGAAGGATCAGCCGGAAGAAGCGCTGGCGAGGTTGCAGCAGGCGGCGGGCTGGCTAGATCGGTCGATTTCTGCACCGCCTTGTCCGACGCATGGACGGTAG
- the rimP gene encoding ribosome maturation factor RimP gives MAHPLIPDILALASPVAEPLGLEVVGAVFHTNQNPPVLRIDIRNLEQDTGLEDCERMSHALEVALDEANLIPDAYVLEVSSPGISRSLTTDREFISFKGFAVIVSTSAPYEGRTTWNGQLIKRDDDAIHLSQKGRAIAIPRDLVSKVQLDEKRG, from the coding sequence ATGGCACACCCACTCATCCCCGACATTCTCGCCCTGGCCTCGCCAGTCGCAGAACCGCTAGGGCTGGAAGTGGTCGGAGCCGTGTTTCACACCAACCAAAACCCGCCCGTGCTGCGGATCGATATCCGCAACCTGGAGCAAGACACGGGGCTGGAGGACTGCGAACGCATGAGCCATGCGCTGGAGGTGGCGCTGGATGAGGCAAATCTGATTCCCGATGCCTACGTGCTGGAGGTGTCGAGTCCGGGCATCTCGCGATCGCTCACCACCGACCGGGAGTTTATCTCTTTCAAAGGTTTTGCGGTGATTGTGTCTACCAGTGCCCCCTACGAGGGACGTACTACCTGGAACGGTCAACTGATCAAGCGAGACGACGACGCAATTCACCTGAGCCAGAAGGGACGGGCGATCGCCATTCCTCGCGATCTGGTCAGCAAGGTGCAGCTAGATGAGAAGCGAGGATAA
- the eat gene encoding ethanolamine permease, translating to MAGQIPTDRNPGHPADEGALEAWVSYEPVEAAYFQKRQLRRSVGWGLLWALGVGAVISGNFSGWNFGLAAGGFGGMAIATLLTAVLYICLVYTISELSAALPHAGGFYSFVRHAFGPLGGFLSGITDLIEYLITPALIAFFIGAYLNSLFPAAPPPIWWLLFYAIFVGINILGVEPSLKVGLVFTVIALAVLVDFYLGAVLSGKFQPGLLLNIAPTEGNPAWLPNGVGGIFGAIPYAIWFFLAIEQLPLSAEEATDSRRDIPRALLLGIATLLVFSLLTLVLNSGVPATLVTADTNETFVGAAAIARTTAPLADGLRAVFGEGTVATRTLTFLALTGLIASFHAVIYAYSRSLFALSRAGYLPRWISVTSQYRTPAIALLVGAAVGLLCIGLIELAGQAIGPALLNMVVFGAVLSYILVFASYLKLKRDRPELYRPYLSPLGSAGAWVGLILSIVALVASLADPNYRPGIRGVLVVIAILLAYFFLYSRRRLVSRAPEEETALLLRVLHELR from the coding sequence ATGGCAGGTCAAATTCCAACCGATCGAAATCCAGGACATCCCGCAGACGAGGGAGCGCTGGAGGCCTGGGTGAGCTATGAACCCGTCGAGGCGGCCTATTTTCAGAAGCGACAGCTCCGCCGCAGCGTGGGCTGGGGGCTGCTGTGGGCGCTGGGGGTGGGCGCGGTCATTTCGGGCAATTTTTCGGGATGGAATTTTGGGCTGGCGGCTGGCGGCTTTGGCGGCATGGCGATCGCCACCCTGCTCACGGCAGTTCTCTACATCTGCCTGGTCTACACGATTTCGGAGTTATCTGCGGCGCTGCCCCACGCGGGCGGTTTCTATTCCTTTGTGCGCCACGCCTTTGGGCCGCTGGGCGGCTTCCTTTCCGGCATCACCGATTTGATCGAGTACCTGATTACGCCAGCGCTGATTGCATTTTTCATCGGCGCGTATTTAAACAGCCTGTTTCCCGCCGCGCCGCCGCCCATCTGGTGGCTGCTGTTTTACGCCATCTTTGTCGGCATTAATATCCTGGGTGTTGAACCCAGCCTGAAGGTGGGGCTGGTGTTCACGGTGATCGCCCTGGCGGTGCTGGTAGATTTCTACCTGGGAGCAGTGCTGAGCGGCAAGTTTCAGCCGGGGCTGCTGCTGAATATTGCCCCTACTGAGGGAAATCCCGCCTGGTTGCCCAACGGGGTCGGCGGCATTTTTGGCGCAATTCCCTACGCCATCTGGTTCTTTTTGGCAATCGAGCAGTTGCCCCTGTCGGCGGAGGAAGCGACCGACTCTCGCCGCGACATTCCCCGCGCCCTGCTATTGGGCATTGCGACGCTGCTGGTCTTTTCGCTGCTGACGCTGGTGCTGAATTCTGGCGTGCCCGCGACCCTGGTGACGGCGGATACCAACGAAACCTTTGTCGGCGCAGCGGCGATTGCCCGCACCACCGCCCCCCTGGCTGACGGACTGCGAGCCGTGTTTGGCGAAGGCACGGTGGCCACGCGCACGCTCACATTTCTAGCGCTGACGGGGCTAATTGCCAGTTTCCACGCCGTCATCTACGCCTACAGCCGCTCTCTGTTTGCCCTGTCGCGGGCGGGCTATCTGCCGCGCTGGATTTCCGTCACTAGCCAATATCGGACTCCGGCGATCGCCCTGCTGGTGGGGGCGGCAGTGGGGCTACTCTGCATCGGGCTGATTGAACTGGCGGGTCAGGCCATCGGCCCGGCACTATTGAATATGGTCGTCTTTGGCGCGGTGCTGTCTTACATTCTGGTGTTCGCCAGCTACCTCAAGCTCAAGCGCGATCGCCCAGAGCTCTATCGTCCCTACCTCAGCCCCCTGGGGTCGGCAGGCGCTTGGGTAGGGCTGATTCTCTCCATCGTGGCGCTGGTGGCCAGCCTGGCCGATCCAAACTATCGCCCCGGGATTCGGGGGGTGCTAGTGGTAATCGCCATCCTGCTGGCTTATTTTTTCCTCTATTCGCGCCGCAGGCTGGTGTCTCGTGCCCCAGAGGAGGAAACAGCGCTGCTGCTGCGGGTGCTGCATGAATTGCGATGA
- a CDS encoding di-heme oxidoreductase family protein, whose protein sequence is MARLMACIAGLRRARGRFGAIALLSVIAGVLASLLLHGAGWAQSPLLLAGGDTTVQNRTSQGYSQPAPNLSPEWLALHQVGDRHFEAAFVTPPAPVNGGLGPLFNNTSCTGCHIRDGRGMPIPGQLLLRVSLPRQGLPNSPDPVLPAPTEAAPVLRANAHLEASVSLGNAPPVPGIGTQIQDQAVYGYVPEARVKLRWQEQPGTYADGTPYSLRSPQFEITLPSGDPLPSHILVSPRIPSPVFGLGLLEAVPEAEILALADPDDRDGDGISGRPNAVWDVEQHAEVLGRFGWKANNPTLLQQGASAYINDMGVTNPLFPEPDGSYEIDAHTLKANTVYVQTLAVPAPTQRQDPQVLRGERLFNAANCAGCHVPTLRTGTHQVPALANQTIHPYTDLLLHDLGEGLADHRPDFRATGQEWRTPPLWGLGLVQTVLPYSGYLHDGRARTLAEAILWHGGEAASAREAFRTMPEGDRAALLKFLNSR, encoded by the coding sequence ATGGCTCGTTTGATGGCTTGTATTGCTGGGTTGCGTCGTGCTAGGGGGCGATTTGGGGCGATCGCCCTCCTTTCTGTCATTGCAGGCGTACTGGCCTCGCTGCTGCTGCATGGCGCTGGCTGGGCCCAGTCGCCGCTGCTGCTGGCGGGGGGCGACACCACGGTTCAAAACCGCACCTCTCAGGGCTATTCGCAACCTGCGCCCAACCTCAGCCCCGAATGGCTGGCGTTACATCAAGTGGGCGATCGCCATTTTGAGGCCGCCTTTGTCACGCCGCCCGCCCCGGTCAATGGTGGACTGGGGCCATTGTTCAACAACACGTCCTGCACCGGGTGCCACATTCGAGATGGGCGGGGAATGCCTATTCCCGGACAGCTTTTGCTGCGGGTCAGCCTGCCTCGCCAGGGATTGCCCAATTCGCCGGACCCTGTGCTGCCTGCCCCGACCGAGGCTGCGCCGGTGCTACGTGCCAACGCTCATCTGGAGGCTTCCGTCAGCCTGGGCAACGCGCCGCCTGTTCCGGGCATTGGCACGCAGATTCAGGATCAGGCAGTGTATGGTTACGTGCCCGAAGCGCGGGTCAAGCTGCGCTGGCAGGAGCAACCCGGAACCTATGCCGACGGAACGCCCTACTCGTTGCGATCGCCCCAGTTTGAGATCACGCTGCCCAGCGGCGATCCCCTGCCGTCGCACATCCTTGTGTCGCCCCGCATCCCGTCGCCCGTATTTGGATTGGGCTTGCTAGAAGCCGTTCCCGAAGCAGAAATTCTGGCGCTAGCCGATCCCGACGACAGAGATGGGGACGGCATTTCGGGTCGTCCGAATGCTGTTTGGGATGTGGAACAACACGCTGAGGTGCTAGGACGCTTTGGCTGGAAAGCCAATAATCCAACCCTGCTTCAGCAAGGGGCCTCTGCCTATATCAACGATATGGGCGTGACCAATCCCCTGTTTCCGGAACCCGACGGCTCCTACGAAATTGATGCCCACACGCTGAAGGCCAATACAGTCTACGTGCAAACGCTGGCAGTGCCCGCACCCACGCAGCGACAAGATCCCCAAGTGCTGCGAGGAGAGCGCCTATTTAATGCAGCGAATTGTGCGGGTTGCCATGTGCCAACGCTGCGCACCGGGACGCACCAAGTTCCGGCGCTGGCAAACCAGACCATCCATCCCTACACCGATCTGTTGCTGCATGATCTGGGCGAAGGGCTGGCCGACCATCGTCCCGATTTTCGGGCCACGGGGCAGGAGTGGCGCACGCCGCCCTTGTGGGGGCTTGGGCTGGTGCAAACAGTTTTGCCCTATTCTGGCTATTTGCACGATGGTCGCGCCCGCACGCTAGCAGAAGCCATCCTGTGGCACGGGGGCGAGGCAGCATCCGCTCGTGAGGCATTTAGAACTATGCCAGAGGGCGATCGCGCTGCACTATTAAAGTTCCTCAATTCGCGCTAA
- a CDS encoding response regulator, translating to MMQLGLEQSLSNQPGIQVVGRADDGYFAVEEALKLKPDIVVMDIGLPRLDGIAATQKIKESLPDVRIVMLTSHTTENEVIAALSAGADAYCVKGTTVERLLAAIEAAREGASYLDPLVARLVMDHLKSPTSAADAIAVGQLSQRELEVLKLMVEGRSNPEIATALYLSPNTVKTHVRGIMNKLAVDDRVQAAVVALRAGLV from the coding sequence ATGATGCAACTGGGGCTGGAACAGTCTTTGAGCAACCAGCCAGGCATCCAGGTCGTGGGGCGAGCGGATGATGGCTACTTTGCGGTAGAGGAGGCGCTAAAACTTAAGCCTGACATTGTGGTGATGGACATCGGGCTGCCCCGTCTGGACGGCATCGCCGCGACGCAGAAGATTAAGGAATCCCTGCCCGACGTGCGGATCGTCATGCTCACGTCGCACACCACCGAAAACGAGGTAATCGCGGCGCTGTCAGCCGGAGCCGATGCCTACTGCGTCAAAGGAACGACCGTCGAGCGACTGCTGGCGGCCATTGAGGCAGCACGGGAAGGTGCCAGCTATCTCGACCCGCTGGTGGCCCGACTGGTGATGGATCATCTCAAATCGCCCACCAGTGCCGCAGATGCGATCGCCGTTGGCCAGCTTTCTCAGCGGGAGCTAGAAGTTCTAAAGCTGATGGTCGAAGGGCGGAGCAATCCTGAAATCGCCACTGCGCTATACCTTAGCCCTAACACAGTGAAAACCCATGTACGCGGCATTATGAACAAGCTGGCGGTGGATGATCGCGTGCAGGCCGCAGTTGTGGCCCTTAGGGCCGGCCTGGTGTAG
- a CDS encoding metallophosphoesterase family protein, with protein sequence MNMRFWRGASWRTLPFRWGLLALLGLGVALGLYACQPRSLQATQSPTTQVPSALRVSPPVRSTVPSDSPDLPVETQAVLDGLPDLPNPPRGDVRLVVISDLNEAYGSTHYSKEVDRAIALVPFWQPDLVLCGGDMIAGQKATLPDEAFPAMWQAFDQHVAAPLRRFGVPFGFTLGNHDASNAQGAGGFRFQRERDAAAKYWKNPAHSPGLKFGDRADYPFSYSFTTRSEKGDVFFLVWDGSGSKILPETLQWAEQALSSEAAQSAQLRIVLGHLPLYGIAQGRDKPGEVLDNADQLRSLLEKYNVHTYISGHHHAYYPAHRGKLQLLYSGLLGSGGRVYIDHNLPPRKTLTVVDINFNNAEKTTYTTYDMEAFQVLKPESLPRFLVGHNGLLLRRDVKLQELTAAEKALCINRLGEQACAA encoded by the coding sequence ATGAACATGAGATTTTGGCGCGGCGCAAGCTGGAGAACCCTGCCCTTCCGCTGGGGGCTATTGGCTCTGTTGGGATTGGGGGTGGCGCTGGGGCTGTATGCCTGTCAGCCTAGGTCGCTCCAGGCCACGCAGTCCCCAACGACGCAAGTTCCTAGTGCGCTGCGGGTTTCGCCACCTGTCCGCTCGACCGTGCCATCCGACTCGCCGGATCTGCCTGTAGAAACTCAGGCGGTGCTGGATGGGCTGCCGGATTTGCCCAACCCGCCGAGGGGCGATGTGCGGCTGGTGGTGATCAGCGATTTGAACGAGGCCTACGGCTCGACGCATTACTCCAAGGAAGTGGATCGGGCGATCGCCCTCGTTCCCTTCTGGCAGCCCGATTTGGTGCTGTGCGGCGGCGACATGATCGCCGGGCAAAAAGCGACCCTGCCCGACGAAGCCTTTCCTGCCATGTGGCAGGCGTTTGATCAACATGTGGCGGCTCCGCTGCGGCGGTTTGGCGTTCCCTTCGGCTTCACCCTGGGCAACCATGATGCGTCAAACGCGCAGGGTGCGGGCGGGTTTCGGTTTCAGCGGGAGCGCGATGCGGCAGCAAAGTATTGGAAAAACCCGGCCCACAGTCCGGGCTTAAAATTTGGCGATCGCGCTGACTATCCCTTCTCCTACAGCTTTACCACTCGTAGCGAGAAGGGCGACGTGTTTTTCCTGGTGTGGGACGGCTCTGGCAGCAAAATTCTGCCCGAAACTCTGCAATGGGCCGAGCAGGCACTCTCCAGCGAAGCGGCTCAGTCTGCCCAGTTAAGAATCGTATTGGGACATCTGCCGCTGTATGGCATTGCCCAGGGCCGCGACAAACCCGGTGAAGTGCTGGATAACGCCGACCAACTGCGATCGCTCCTAGAGAAATACAACGTCCACACCTACATCAGCGGCCACCACCACGCCTACTATCCCGCCCACCGGGGCAAGCTGCAACTGCTCTACTCCGGCTTGTTGGGGTCGGGTGGCCGCGTATACATCGACCACAACCTGCCACCCCGCAAAACCCTGACCGTTGTAGACATCAACTTTAACAACGCCGAAAAGACAACCTACACCACCTACGACATGGAGGCCTTTCAGGTCTTAAAACCGGAAAGCCTGCCCCGATTTTTGGTGGGTCATAATGGGCTACTACTGCGGCGCGACGTGAAATTGCAGGAGCTAACGGCCGCCGAAAAAGCGCTCTGCATCAATCGACTGGGTGAGCAAGCTTGTGCGGCGTAG
- a CDS encoding phosphate ABC transporter substrate-binding protein, with amino-acid sequence MSQGKNDIAALLVALMVTVGLIGGGLWFFGRQFLNGNGGGNSPIATSPDAPDPASLNPASPPPAAGGATNLETSVPDPAVLTIDGSVTMVSLMKRLQLAYTQTNPGLPTTYGVPDGRPNGTNAGIQNLANGTVVLAASSRPLNAAEAQSGLVGVPIARDALAVVVGRDNPYTGGLTLDQLKRIYQGQITNWSEVGGPNAPIKVINRANDSGTQSFFKDVVLLGGDFAPEGPNFTTLPRDETTPMLRALGNNGIGYSTVQQVVNQQTVRIVPIDGVQPTDIAAVKNGTYPISRIVFLVARRQTSPAVKQFIDMALSSSGQQIVQQSGFIPLQ; translated from the coding sequence ATGTCTCAAGGGAAAAACGATATTGCTGCACTTCTCGTCGCCCTGATGGTTACCGTTGGGCTGATCGGCGGCGGACTCTGGTTCTTTGGCAGGCAGTTTTTGAACGGCAATGGTGGCGGCAACTCGCCCATAGCCACTAGCCCTGATGCACCCGATCCCGCCTCACTGAACCCCGCTTCTCCGCCGCCCGCTGCGGGCGGTGCAACAAATCTCGAGACTTCCGTCCCAGATCCGGCAGTGCTGACGATTGACGGCAGCGTGACAATGGTGTCGCTGATGAAACGGCTCCAGCTTGCCTATACCCAGACCAATCCGGGCTTGCCGACGACCTACGGCGTACCCGACGGCCGCCCCAACGGAACGAATGCGGGAATTCAGAATCTCGCTAATGGCACCGTTGTCCTGGCGGCCAGCTCTCGCCCGTTGAACGCGGCGGAAGCCCAGTCTGGGCTGGTTGGCGTGCCGATTGCTCGTGATGCGCTGGCGGTGGTGGTGGGCAGAGACAACCCCTACACCGGCGGGCTAACGCTGGACCAGCTAAAGCGGATTTATCAGGGGCAGATTACCAACTGGTCGGAAGTGGGCGGCCCCAATGCGCCGATTAAAGTAATCAATCGCGCCAACGACAGCGGCACCCAGAGCTTCTTTAAGGACGTGGTGCTGCTGGGCGGCGACTTTGCGCCAGAGGGACCCAATTTCACCACGCTGCCTCGCGACGAAACCACGCCAATGCTGCGGGCGCTGGGCAATAACGGCATTGGCTATAGCACTGTGCAGCAGGTGGTGAATCAGCAAACGGTGCGAATTGTGCCGATTGACGGCGTGCAGCCGACAGACATTGCCGCTGTGAAAAACGGCACCTATCCCATCAGTCGGATTGTCTTTCTGGTCGCTCGGCGGCAAACCAGCCCCGCAGTGAAGCAGTTTATCGACATGGCGCTGTCGTCTTCGGGGCAGCAAATCGTGCAGCAGAGCGGCTTTATCCCATTGCAATAA
- a CDS encoding PadR family transcriptional regulator, whose protein sequence is MTTTLDEIYKFFKNPPPFYLNKELAVCYVLSVLLKQDSYGTELISLLETEYPAYRLSDTVLYSALKFLEDGAAVIGYWKKVEGRGRPRRMYQITPEWRDRAEELSRLWESYTQNNATVPVGVSD, encoded by the coding sequence ATGACAACCACACTCGACGAAATCTACAAGTTTTTCAAGAATCCGCCACCGTTCTACCTAAATAAGGAATTGGCGGTGTGCTACGTGCTGTCTGTGCTGCTCAAGCAGGACTCCTACGGCACGGAACTCATTAGCCTGCTAGAGACGGAATATCCGGCCTATCGGCTGTCGGATACAGTCCTCTACAGCGCCCTCAAGTTTCTGGAAGATGGAGCCGCTGTGATCGGCTACTGGAAAAAGGTAGAAGGTCGGGGTCGCCCTCGCCGGATGTATCAAATTACCCCAGAATGGCGCGATCGCGCTGAGGAACTGTCCCGCCTGTGGGAAAGCTACACCCAGAACAACGCTACCGTTCCTGTGGGCGTATCCGACTAG
- the uraD gene encoding 2-oxo-4-hydroxy-4-carboxy-5-ureidoimidazoline decarboxylase: MLSLSELNAMSQEAFVAALGAIFENTPAIAAKAWHQRPFDTVDDLHQAMVAVVQADSTEAQLALLRAHPDLGSRTAMAEASVQEQASAGLDRLSPEEYSRFHRLNRAYAEQFGFPFIIAVRSHTKASILAAFEERLQNSRAAELQTALQEVFKIARFRLDAMVGAEA; encoded by the coding sequence ATGCTGTCTTTATCTGAACTCAACGCTATGTCCCAGGAGGCGTTTGTAGCCGCGCTGGGGGCAATTTTTGAAAACACTCCGGCGATCGCCGCCAAAGCGTGGCATCAGCGCCCCTTCGACACCGTGGACGACCTGCATCAGGCAATGGTCGCAGTCGTGCAGGCAGACAGCACCGAGGCGCAACTGGCGCTGCTGCGGGCGCATCCTGACCTGGGCAGCCGCACCGCTATGGCCGAAGCCTCGGTGCAAGAGCAGGCAAGCGCAGGGCTGGATCGCCTTTCGCCGGAGGAATACAGCCGCTTTCACCGGCTCAATCGAGCCTACGCTGAGCAGTTTGGCTTTCCGTTTATCATTGCCGTGCGATCGCACACCAAAGCCAGCATTCTCGCGGCCTTTGAGGAACGGCTGCAAAACTCCCGCGCAGCCGAACTGCAAACTGCCCTCCAGGAAGTGTTCAAAATCGCCCGCTTTCGCCTCGATGCGATGGTTGGTGCAGAAGCGTGA
- a CDS encoding adenylate/guanylate cyclase domain-containing protein has protein sequence MNLSSLTQRLHQLPSVFREALFPSDLGNEDPAYLEWQQGFMRRRLSLSLRIGILAYLTFILLRVLLVLVNRSTVPPSWFAMAGASLLGLVLCLILHRGKIGRRYPALIFLGCSWSITLIEQIWATLRGVAFPGVFAWTLVFLVQATLLPVRWPLHLITQVGLLGYYLIVNSLLGLGETAGSMWDATLWLYLLWFCGICNLSVFLYEQLQRAEFRARRALEAEQEKSERLLLNILPESVARQLKQDQRTIAEHFPEVTVLFADIVGFTELSAGVPPEEMVWLLNQVFSKFDLLAEQHGLEKIKTIGDSYMVVGGLPVERADHLEAIANMALDMQRAIAQFKTPNNTPFNMRIGINTGPVVAGVIGVKKFIYDLWGDTVNTASRMESQGLPGMIQVTEAVYVRLCDRYEFKERGTIYVKGKGQMKTYLLLRHAD, from the coding sequence GTGAACCTTTCGTCGCTGACTCAACGCCTCCACCAACTGCCCAGCGTATTTCGGGAAGCCCTCTTTCCCTCAGACCTTGGCAATGAAGATCCTGCCTATCTGGAATGGCAGCAGGGCTTTATGCGGCGACGGCTGAGTTTGTCGCTGCGAATTGGGATTCTGGCTTATCTCACGTTTATTCTGCTGCGGGTGCTTTTGGTTTTGGTCAATCGCAGCACGGTTCCGCCAAGCTGGTTTGCGATGGCGGGTGCATCCTTATTAGGGCTGGTGCTGTGCCTGATTCTCCATCGGGGCAAGATTGGGCGGCGCTATCCGGCGCTGATTTTTTTGGGCTGTTCCTGGTCGATTACGCTGATCGAGCAGATTTGGGCAACGCTGCGAGGCGTGGCGTTTCCCGGTGTGTTTGCCTGGACGCTAGTGTTTTTGGTGCAGGCGACGCTGTTGCCCGTACGCTGGCCGCTGCATTTGATAACTCAAGTCGGCTTGCTGGGCTACTACCTGATTGTGAACTCGCTGTTGGGGCTGGGTGAGACCGCCGGGTCAATGTGGGACGCAACGCTGTGGCTCTATTTGCTCTGGTTTTGCGGGATTTGTAACCTGTCGGTGTTTCTCTATGAGCAGTTGCAGCGGGCGGAGTTTCGGGCGCGGCGGGCGCTGGAGGCAGAGCAAGAAAAGTCGGAGCGATTGCTGCTGAATATTTTGCCGGAGTCGGTCGCGCGGCAGTTAAAACAAGACCAGCGCACGATCGCCGAGCATTTTCCCGAAGTGACGGTGCTGTTTGCCGATATTGTCGGGTTTACGGAACTGTCGGCGGGCGTGCCGCCGGAGGAGATGGTGTGGCTGCTGAATCAGGTGTTTTCCAAATTTGACCTGCTGGCAGAGCAGCATGGGCTGGAGAAAATCAAAACCATTGGTGATTCTTATATGGTGGTTGGCGGGTTGCCCGTAGAGCGGGCCGACCATCTGGAGGCGATCGCCAATATGGCGCTGGACATGCAGCGGGCGATCGCCCAGTTCAAAACGCCAAACAACACGCCGTTTAACATGCGGATTGGCATTAACACGGGCCCCGTCGTGGCGGGCGTAATCGGCGTGAAAAAATTTATCTACGATCTCTGGGGCGACACGGTAAACACCGCCAGCCGCATGGAGTCGCAGGGGCTTCCGGGCATGATCCAGGTAACAGAGGCGGTGTATGTCCGGCTGTGCGATCGCTACGAATTCAAAGAACGCGGCACGATTTACGTGAAGGGCAAAGGGCAAATGAAAACTTACCTGCTCCTGCGCCATGCGGATTAG
- a CDS encoding GNAT family N-acetyltransferase, which yields MMTLTERSVSGQADYQRLADFLNLCEAATYCEYFFTAEELAHDATHPSFDPVGDRRLWEDTTGQLVGVASLWGAKEPIDGFLERHLSLRVHPDWHSRLEPEMLRWGESRLLQIGQARNLPTKLYVHSRDTEGDRLALVERSGFEYERRFLTEARSLLDPIPLAQLPAGFQIIDNTRRVPAQDWVDLYNQTFIDHWGFHPLTVEQHEHRLGEADYRPDLDLIAVSPDGTLAGFCRCCISIPTNAHFGRREGWISSLGTRRGFRRRGLGRSLLLAGLHRLKAEGMDTALLGVDTQNPNAAYDLYHSVGFVPQFAWLSYAKVMG from the coding sequence ATGATGACTTTGACGGAGCGCTCGGTCAGCGGCCAGGCCGACTATCAGCGCTTAGCGGATTTCCTTAATCTTTGCGAAGCCGCCACCTATTGCGAGTATTTCTTTACCGCCGAGGAGCTGGCCCACGATGCTACCCATCCCAGCTTTGACCCAGTGGGCGATCGCCGCCTGTGGGAAGACACAACGGGTCAGTTGGTGGGTGTGGCTTCGCTTTGGGGCGCGAAGGAACCCATTGACGGCTTTCTGGAGCGGCATTTGTCACTGCGGGTGCATCCCGACTGGCACAGCCGACTGGAACCCGAAATGCTGCGCTGGGGCGAAAGCCGCTTGCTGCAAATCGGCCAGGCCCGCAACCTGCCCACCAAGCTCTATGTCCACAGCCGCGATACGGAGGGCGATCGCCTCGCTCTAGTTGAACGCAGCGGCTTTGAATACGAGCGTCGCTTTCTCACCGAAGCGCGATCGCTCCTCGACCCTATTCCCCTCGCGCAACTGCCCGCCGGGTTTCAGATCATCGACAATACCCGCCGCGTGCCTGCCCAAGACTGGGTGGATCTGTACAACCAGACCTTTATCGATCACTGGGGCTTTCACCCGCTGACGGTGGAGCAGCATGAACATCGGTTGGGCGAGGCGGACTATCGACCCGATCTGGATCTGATCGCCGTGTCGCCCGATGGCACGCTGGCCGGCTTTTGCAGATGCTGCATCAGCATCCCCACCAACGCCCACTTTGGCCGTCGCGAAGGCTGGATCAGCTCGCTGGGAACTCGTCGCGGCTTTCGACGGCGGGGCCTGGGGCGATCGCTCTTGCTTGCTGGTCTGCATCGGCTCAAAGCCGAAGGCATGGACACAGCACTGCTGGGCGTAGATACCCAAAACCCCAACGCTGCCTACGACCTTTACCACTCAGTCGGATTTGTGCCCCAGTTTGCATGGTTGAGCTACGCGAAGGTGATGGGGTGA
- a CDS encoding cofactor assembly of complex C subunit B, producing the protein MELPVLSSTALLTVLLAIGLFFFIRASTKDRIEVARLVGDRPEEDLLEAIQQYFTQRAYRIAAVDAAQNQVTYEGLVRASTFLAIFLSALAAVGLLCLSLVLSFLFPTVGNLFLGLVLLAPLAGVFYWKKSTRSEQVSLRITEPGPEVDLEIRGPLLVVTGHRDELAEFQQALRLMPLSE; encoded by the coding sequence ATGGAACTTCCGGTCTTGTCGTCTACCGCGCTGCTGACCGTATTACTCGCAATAGGTTTATTTTTCTTTATTCGAGCTTCTACCAAAGATCGGATTGAGGTGGCGAGGCTGGTGGGCGATCGCCCAGAGGAAGACCTACTCGAAGCGATCCAGCAATACTTCACCCAGCGGGCCTATCGCATCGCCGCCGTAGATGCTGCTCAAAATCAGGTGACCTATGAGGGGCTGGTTCGCGCCAGCACATTTCTCGCCATTTTCCTCTCGGCGCTTGCGGCTGTAGGGCTGCTGTGCCTGTCCCTCGTCCTCTCGTTTCTGTTTCCCACGGTCGGCAACCTGTTTTTAGGATTGGTGCTGCTGGCTCCACTCGCTGGGGTATTCTACTGGAAAAAGTCCACCCGCTCTGAGCAAGTATCCCTGAGAATTACTGAACCGGGCCCGGAGGTCGATCTCGAAATTCGTGGGCCGCTGCTGGTGGTGACTGGGCATCGTGACGAACTAGCTGAATTTCAGCAAGCCCTGCGGCTGATGCCACTGAGCGAATAA